GGTCTTGGGGGAGCCGACGTAGCGGCTTCGGTTTCTCGTCTCGATGTCCCTCTGCGCTCGTTGCGGACAGCGTATGCTTTTGTCACTTCCCGACGAATGGACAGGCGAGATGCGCCATCGAATCTTCAACGACGAGGGTGAGGAGGACCTCGTCTTCGTCATGGGCTTCGGGAATCGCTGGACTCACGAGAACGTCAGCTGGCTCGTCGGGACGCTCGCCAACGCCGGTTACCGCGTCCACGCGTTCGAGTTGCCCACCAACATCGAGGACTTCAAAGCCGACTGGCTCGAGCCCGTCGCCGAGTACGTCGTCGACCTCGAGGAGTACCAGCTCCTCGCCCACAGCGCGGGCTCGCTCGTCGCCCAGGCGCTCGACGGCGCGGACAACCACGTCTACCTGAGTCCGTGGTGGGGGTACAACGAGCGGGTTCCCGGCCCGGTCCTCGACCTCGTCTCCCAGATACCGACGAGCGCCCCGTTTCTCCCGCGTGGCGAGGCCGGCAGGTCGGCCATCGGTGACCTCGCGACGGACCACCAGCTCGCAACGAGCCCGAAGTGGGTCTCGCCGTCGTTCGTCCGGGAGACGCGGCGCGCCCAGGACGACCTCCTGGCGATCGACCACGACGCCGTCGTCTTCTGTTCGCTCAAAGACCCTATTATCGACCACCAGCCCATCGGCGAGCGGGTGCCACCCGAACACGTGGTCCTCTACGACGGCGGTCACGAGCTGTTCTCCTCGAGTGTCCGCGACCAGTACGTCGGCCTCCTGTTGACTGCGCTCGAGGGTGGAGCCGACGCGATCGAAGCGGCCCACGGGATCTACACGCTCGAAGCGTCGGACGACCGTGGCGACGCCGTCGACGCCGACGCTGGTGGCGATTCTGGTACCGACGCCGACGACGAAGCCGACGCCGTCGACGCGACCAACTAGACATTGCAGTCAGCGAAGAGCGACCAGTTTCAACCAGGGAAGAGCGACCAGTTACAGTCGGCGAGGAGCGAAACGCGTTTCCCCCCGAACCCGCTACCTCGAGTCGATGAACTGCAACCGGTGCGACGGCGAGGCGGTGATGCACGCCGCCTACTCGGGGGCGCACCTCTGTGAAGCCCACTTCCTCGAGTCCGTCGACAAGCGGGTTCGGCGTCGGATTCGCCGCGACGACCTGGTCCCGCGAGACGCTAGTCCCGAGAACCCCCAGACGTGGGTAATCGGCCTCTCGGGCGGGAAAGACAGCGTCGTCCTGACTCAGATCCTCTCGGAGACCTTCGCCGAAGACCCCCGGATCGAACTCGTCTGTCTCACGATCCACGAAGGAATCGAGGGCTACCGCGACGAGAGTCTGGCGGCCTGTCTCGAGCTGACCGAGGATCTCGACATTCGCCACGAGGTTGTGAGCTACGAAGAGGAGTTCGACGTCCGCATGGATCACGTCGTCGAGGACGACCCCGAAAACATGGCCGCTTGCGCCTACTGCGGCGTCTTCCGACGCGACCTCCTCGAGAAGTACGCCGACCGCTTCGGCGCCGACCTGATGCTCACCGGCCACAACCTCGACGACGAGGCCCAGACGGCCCTGATGAACTTCCTGGAGGGCGACGTCTCCCAGATCGCCAAGCACTTCGACGCGAGTCTCGGCCCGCTCGACGAACGCCGTGACCAGGACAACTTCGTTCCCCGGGCCAAACCCCTCCGTGACGTCCCCGAGAAAGAGGTCGCCCTCTACGCTCACCTCCGGGATCTTCCTGCCCACATCACCGAGTGCCCCCACTCGAGCGAGGCCTACCGCGGCGAGATCCAGCGACTCCTCTACGATCTCGAGGAAAATCACCCCGGAACGCGCCACTCCATCCTCTCGGGCTACGAGGAACTCGCCGGCATCGTCGCGGATCGCTACGACGAAGACGGCGACGACGCCGACCTCCAGGCGTGTACCGAGTGCGGGTCGACGACGACACGGGCGATCTGTCGGAAGTGCTCGCTGCTCGAGTCGATCCACGCCGTTTGAGTTCTTTCGAGAACGCTCTCGACGTATTACGTCGTCGTACTCGGCAGTTCCCGTTTTCACTCTCGTTAATGGCGTCTCGAGAGCGGCTAGCGGTGCTCGCGGATCGCTTGCCGTGTAGATAGTGTCACGCCGAGCGTCGCCACTCGAGGGCGTGAAAGCGTCGGTCGGCCAGAGTGGTGTGTCTGGTGTGGTGTCCCGCGGCGGCGGTGTGTCAATGCCGCCGCAGGCGGCCGACCGATGTGTCGTGATTGGTGATCGCGATCGCGTTGGTGTGTCGTCGCGATTGCAGTGTCGTTTCGGCTCGAACGATCGAACAGTTGAACGCCGTGTTAGCGGATGACGTCGACGCCGTTGTTCCGCTCGACCTGGTCGCGGCCGCCGTCGCTCTGGGCACCGAAACTCGAACTCGAGCCCGAGTGGGAGCGCGAACTCGAGCGACGCCCGCCCGAACCCCGCTCCTGTGTCTGCGAGACGTTCTGACTCGCGTCGAAGTCCGCCTCGGTCACGCCCTCCAGGCTGGCGCGGGATTTGTCGGCCTGTTTCTGCGTACTCGGGCCGAGCACCTGCGCGCTCTGGACGCCGGTCATGATCGCCATGACCCGCACCTTGCCCTTGTAGCTCTCCTGGATCCGGGCGCCCCAGATCACGTTCGCCGAGGCCTCGAGGCGCTCGGTGATGTTGTCGGCGATCCCCTCGGCCTCCTTCAGCGTGAGGTCGGGGCCGCCGGTAATGTGGACCAGTCCGCCGGAGGCGCCGCGATAGTCGACGTCCAATAGCGGATGGTTCATCGCGTCGCGGACGACCTCCTCGGTCTTGTTCTTGTCCTGGGTCTCCCCCACGAGCATCACCGCGACGCCGCCCTGATTCATGATCGTGGACATGTCCGCGTAGTCCAGGTTGATCAGGCTCGGCTGGGTGATCGTCTCGGAGATGCCTTTGACGGTCTCGGCGATGATCTGGTCCATCACCGAGAACGCCTTCCCGATCGGCAGATTCGGGACGTAATCGAGCAGCCGGTTGTTGTCCAGGACGATGATCGAGTCGGCCTGCTCGCGCAGCTTCTCGAGGCCTTCCTCGGCCTTGACCGTGCGGGCGCGTTCGACGTTGAACGGCGTCGAGACCATCCCGACGACGATGGCGCCCTGTTCTTTGGCGATCTTCGAGGCGACGGGTGCGGCACCGGTGCCGGTACCGCCACCCATGCCGGCCG
This region of Natronosalvus halobius genomic DNA includes:
- a CDS encoding lysophospholipase, giving the protein MRHRIFNDEGEEDLVFVMGFGNRWTHENVSWLVGTLANAGYRVHAFELPTNIEDFKADWLEPVAEYVVDLEEYQLLAHSAGSLVAQALDGADNHVYLSPWWGYNERVPGPVLDLVSQIPTSAPFLPRGEAGRSAIGDLATDHQLATSPKWVSPSFVRETRRAQDDLLAIDHDAVVFCSLKDPIIDHQPIGERVPPEHVVLYDGGHELFSSSVRDQYVGLLLTALEGGADAIEAAHGIYTLEASDDRGDAVDADAGGDSGTDADDEADAVDATN
- the ncsA gene encoding tRNA 2-thiolation protein NcsA produces the protein MNCNRCDGEAVMHAAYSGAHLCEAHFLESVDKRVRRRIRRDDLVPRDASPENPQTWVIGLSGGKDSVVLTQILSETFAEDPRIELVCLTIHEGIEGYRDESLAACLELTEDLDIRHEVVSYEEEFDVRMDHVVEDDPENMAACAYCGVFRRDLLEKYADRFGADLMLTGHNLDDEAQTALMNFLEGDVSQIAKHFDASLGPLDERRDQDNFVPRAKPLRDVPEKEVALYAHLRDLPAHITECPHSSEAYRGEIQRLLYDLEENHPGTRHSILSGYEELAGIVADRYDEDGDDADLQACTECGSTTTRAICRKCSLLESIHAV
- the ftsZ gene encoding cell division protein FtsZ; the encoded protein is MQDIVQDALENAEEEAKNMDGSLDDDEFGEPRIVIIGCGGAGNNTINRLYNIGVEGAETIAINTDKQHLKMIEADTKILVGKSLTNGLGAGGDPSMGERATEMAQGTIKEVLGDADLVFVTAGMGGGTGTGAAPVASKIAKEQGAIVVGMVSTPFNVERARTVKAEEGLEKLREQADSIIVLDNNRLLDYVPNLPIGKAFSVMDQIIAETVKGISETITQPSLINLDYADMSTIMNQGGVAVMLVGETQDKNKTEEVVRDAMNHPLLDVDYRGASGGLVHITGGPDLTLKEAEGIADNITERLEASANVIWGARIQESYKGKVRVMAIMTGVQSAQVLGPSTQKQADKSRASLEGVTEADFDASQNVSQTQERGSGGRRSSSRSHSGSSSSFGAQSDGGRDQVERNNGVDVIR